Proteins found in one Deltaproteobacteria bacterium genomic segment:
- a CDS encoding class I SAM-dependent methyltransferase, whose translation MSGSNFEQYDDKAYSYSVNRYPVGVEAILAGLGRCNKPLNQLRLLDAGCGTGNYLRAISPHVAHIVGVDASQGMLESARAKELPNVELQQSTLQNLPFKDASFDGVMVNFVLHHLDNTEGCDNGFPAVQLALKEIRRVLKPGGALIIQTSSHEQLLDGYWWAEIIPEAMTAYKHRYPKIKHLETLLSQMGISDFEHYIEVDEVLQGESYFDPKGPFNKTYRDADSNWTLVSPDELESALNQLREHEANNNLEKYVQDRDSLRKKIGQMTFIKALVKS comes from the coding sequence ATGAGCGGCTCGAACTTTGAACAATATGATGACAAGGCCTACAGCTATTCGGTTAATAGATACCCTGTGGGTGTTGAGGCTATTTTAGCTGGACTCGGCCGCTGCAATAAACCTCTGAATCAGCTCCGCTTACTTGATGCGGGGTGTGGCACAGGCAATTATCTCCGAGCCATCTCACCCCATGTCGCTCATATCGTTGGGGTCGATGCCAGTCAGGGCATGCTCGAATCTGCACGCGCCAAAGAACTCCCCAACGTTGAGCTCCAGCAATCGACACTGCAAAACCTACCTTTCAAAGATGCATCCTTTGATGGGGTCATGGTTAATTTTGTCCTCCATCACCTCGACAATACCGAAGGCTGCGACAACGGTTTTCCTGCCGTTCAGCTTGCCTTGAAAGAAATCCGCCGCGTTCTCAAACCAGGTGGCGCGCTTATCATTCAGACCAGCTCTCACGAGCAACTACTCGACGGATATTGGTGGGCCGAAATAATCCCTGAAGCCATGACGGCTTATAAACATCGCTATCCCAAAATAAAACACCTGGAGACGCTTCTCTCCCAGATGGGAATCTCAGATTTCGAACATTATATCGAGGTTGACGAAGTTCTTCAGGGTGAGTCTTATTTTGACCCCAAAGGTCCTTTTAATAAAACCTACCGCGATGCCGATTCCAACTGGACACTTGTCAGCCCGGATGAACTTGAATCAGCACTGAACCAACTCCGAGAGCACGAGGCGAATAATAATCTTGAGAAATATGTTCAAGACCGAGATAGCCTACGCAAAAAAATTGGCCAAATGACCTTCATTAAGGCTCTGGTAAAATCTTAG